One stretch of Arachis hypogaea cultivar Tifrunner chromosome 20, arahy.Tifrunner.gnm2.J5K5, whole genome shotgun sequence DNA includes these proteins:
- the LOC112784619 gene encoding uncharacterized protein has product MMLREEELLKAFESLKIGVQEASGTLFLSRLQISSDFKSELLKSHQNDDVLPKVLPAIKQGKQWRVSWDQDGLWRFKGRIIVPDIGTLRQDILKEAHKSRFSIRPGSTKMYHDLKAMFLWSGMKNDVAEYVSKCLTCQKVKIEHQRPSGTLQPLESLLVMSIDKSWIGKSRTTHEYKDGLNKFLDFAFEHRSLVGRQIKCPCPVCGFGKWQTREKVFEHLIVKPFPENYKVWYWHGEEVVGVGSQVHQTSHIVQDDSTSQHPMVTMLNDAFGAAGPDLNEDGDGDEDNIEDGDGDNAANEEHNGENVEFYKLLEDGNEQLYEGCTKYLKLSFLISLYHIKCLYRISNKAMTEILKLLKDAFGNAKISNTFYEAKKTINKLGLNYTKIPACPNDCMLYWGEDEDLQECKRCKTSKWSDSKKKKPAKILRYFPLKPRLQRLFMCSKTAQSMQWHASAEKKDSKMRHPRDSEAWKTFDLLHDRFAEDPRNVRLGLVADGFNPFGAMRTNYSVWPVVLIPYNRPPWECMKPTSLILSMIIPGEKMPGNNIDVYLQPLIKELKELWYDGVQTLDRFKNEMFTLRAALMWTISDFPGLSNLSGWNVHSKYACPTCNFNTDSYRLKHGGKWCFLGHRRFLERGHKFRLSRAKFNGKVELRDPPAVLTGSEILEQLEGINVSFGKELQESKGKRIRRKVVEEDDESGMWRKKSIFFDLPYWESNLLRHNLDVMHIEKNVCDNVLYTLLNETGRSKDNLKARKDLKEMGIRKDLWPDENGRYHPSLFTMSNSMKDIFLRTIKNIRVPDGLSSNISRCVDLKQRKLSGLKSHDCHVLMQQLLPIAIRNVLPDKVTAVLIELSSFFQQLCSKSLSLTELEKLQPRIILTLCHLEMLFPPSFFTIMVHLTCHLVDEAKLGGPVHYRWMYPIERYLGHLKSYVRNKAKSEGSIAEGYVAEEALTFCSRYLEGIETRFNRPPRVDDRPDDNCSTHVDSLFPQMGNSKGAFTVFELSPMEKKQAHRYVVLNCPYVKPFIDDFKDFVRRRSKGRRPSNVEIEKKVNKDFVTWFPA; this is encoded by the exons atgatgctccgAGAAGAGGAGTTGCTCAAGGCATTCGAGAGTCTAAAGATCGGTGTTCAAGAAGCGTCTGGGACTCTATTTTTGAGTCGATTgcaaatctcaagtgactttaaatcCGAACTCCTAAAGTCTCATCAAAACGATGACGTGTTACCGAAGGTGTTGCCAGCTATTAAGCAAGGGAAGCAGTGGAGAGTGTCATGGGatcaagatgggttatggagattcaagggcaGGATCATTGTGCCAGATATTGGTACGTtgcggcaagatatcttaaaggaagcACACAAAAGCAGATTCTCTATTCGcccggggagtactaagatgtaccatgatttaaaagCAATGTTTTTGTGGTCGGGTATGAAAAATGATGTGGCAGAATATGTCTCAAagtgtttaacctgccagaaagTAAAGATCGAACACCAGAGACCTTCTGGgacgttgcaacctttagag TCCCTCTTAGTCATGTCAATCGATAAGTCATGGATTGGAAAATCACGAACCACGCATGAGTATAAAGATGGTTTAAACAAGTTTTTGGATTTTGCTTTTGAGCATCGATCTCTCGTGGGTCGTCAGATTAAATGCCCTTGTCCGGTGTGTGGTTTTGGCAAGTGGCAAACAAGGGAGAAAGTTTTTGAACATTTAATAGTCAAGCCATTTCCAGAAAACTACAAAGTTTGGTATTGGCATGGTGAAGAAGTAGTTGGAGTTGGGTCACAAGTTCATCAAACTAGTCATATTGTACAAGATGATTCGACATCTCAGCATCCAATGGTAACAATGCTCAATGACGCGTTTGGAGCTGCTGGACCTGACTTGAATGAAGATGGAGATGGAGATGAAGACAACATAGAAGATGGAGATGGAGACAATGCAGCAAATGAAGAGCACAATGGAGAAAATGTAGAATTTTACAAGTTGTTAGAAGATGGCAATGAACAATTGTATGAAGGGTGCACAAAGTATTTAAAACTGTCTTTCTTAATTAGTCTGTATCACATAAAGTGCTTATATAGAATAAGCAACAAAGCCATGACCGAAATCCTCAAGTTATTAAAAGATGCTTTTGGAAATGCAAAGATTTCAAATACATTCTATGAGGCCAAGAAAACCATAAATAAACTAGGGCTTAATTATACCAAGATACCTGCTTGCCCTAATGACTGCATGTTATATTGGGGGGAGGATGAAGATTTGCAAGAATGCAAAAGATGCAAGACATCTAAATGGAGCGATTCTAAAAAGAAGAAACCAGCAAAGATCTTGCGATACTTTCCACTAAAACCGAGACTTCAACGATTATTCATGTGTTCTAAGACTGCTCAATCAATGCAATGGCATGCTTCGGCAGAAAAGAAAGATTCGAAGATGAGGCATCCGCGGGATTCTGAAGCTTGGAAGACATTTGATTTACTTCATGATAGGTTTGCCGAGGATCCTCGAAATGTACGTCTTGGTCTTGTAGCTGATGGATTCAACCCTTTTGGAGCTATGCGTACAAACTATAGCGTTTGGCCAGTGGTGCTTATTCCATACAATCGGCCTCCATGGGAGTGCATGAAGCCAACATCACTTATCTTGTCAATGATTATTCCTGGAGAGAAAATGCCGGGGAACAACATAGATGTATACTTACAACCTCTTATTAAAGAGTTAAAAGAGTTGTGGTATGATGGTGTTCAAACATTAGATAGGTTCAAGAATGAAATGTTTACATTGCGAGCAGCATTAATGTGGACAATTAGTGATTTTCCAGGCCTTAGTAACTTATCTGGGTGGAATGTACACAGTAAATATGCTTGTCCTACATGTAACTTCAACACTgattcatatagattaaagcatggTGGAAAATGGTGTTTTTTGGGGCATCGCCGTTTCTTAGAAAGGGGTCATAAGTTTAGGCTAAGTCGTGCAAAATTTAATGGAAAAGTTGAGTTGAGGGATCCCCCAGCAGTACTAACAGggtcagaaatattagaacaactTGAAGGAATCAATGTTTCATTTGGGAAGGAACTACAAGAAAGTAAAGGTAAGAGGATTCGACGAAAAGTtgttgaagaagatgatgaatcggGGATGTGGAGGAAGAAAAGCATATTTTTTGATCTTCCTTATTGGGAGTCTAACTTATTGCGCCATAATCTAGATGTTATGCACATTGAAAAGAATGTTTGCGACAATGTGTTATACACTTTGCTCAATGAGACTGGAAGGTCAAAGGATAATCTCAAAGCTCGTAAGGATCTTAAAGAAATGGGTATAAGGAAAGATTTATGGCCAGATGAAAATGGGAGATATCATCCATCTTTGTTCACAATGTCAAATTCCATGAAAGATATATTCTTGCGTACTATAAAGAATATTAGAGTACCAGATGGTCTCTCGAGTAATATTTCACGGTGTGTTGACCTGAAGCAAAGAAAGCTTTCTGGATTGAAGAGCCATGATTGCCACGTTCTTATGCAGCAACTATTACCCATTGCCATACGTAATGTGCTACCAGATAAAGTTACTGCAGTGCTAATAGAGTTGTCTTCATTCTTTCAACAGTTGTGCTCTAAAAGCTTAAGTCTTACAGAACTTGAGAAGCTCCAACCTCGAATAATCCTTACCCTTTGTCATTTAGAAATGTtgttccctccttctttctttacAATCATGGTTCATTTAACCTGTCATCTAGTTGATGAAGCAAAACTCGGAGGACCAGTACACTATAGGTGGATGTATCCTATTGAGAG GTATTTAGGTCATTTGAAGTCCTATGTACGAAACAAAGCTAAATCAGAAGGTTCTATAGCTGAGGGATACGTGGCTGAAGAAGCTCTTACATTTTGCTCTCGATACTTAGAAGGGATTGAGACAAGATTTAATAGGCCACCACGTGTTGATGATCGTCCGGATGATAATTGCAGTACACATGTGGATTCTCTTTTTCCACAAATGGGGAACTCAAAGGGAGCTTTCACAGTATTTGAGTTGTCACCTATGGAAAAAAAACAAGCACATCGATATGTGGTTTTAAATTGTCCATATGTCAAACCGTTCATTGA TGACTTCAAAGATTTTGTACGAAGACGATCTAAGGGTAGAAGGCCTTCAAATGTAGAGATAGAAAAAAAAGTCAATAaagattttgttacttggtttcctGCGTAG
- the LOC112785847 gene encoding uncharacterized protein: MPKQKKYKNLLKAAAANSSQDKSIAAANSSRDKSAASNASQVKSVAAANSSRDKSAAATNSSRNKSAEAANSSRNKSAAAANSSRDKSAASNSSRDKSAASNFSREKSTAVASSSRDKSAASNSSEPSSVAPTISEHPSEPKRKRGRESRHYWTVDAIDEYENSTRLHLLVKDVHNLPEGLRIVVNFDRQHAAIGEAAGLLAGVCGQLATDCVAFPISFDKWSDIPESFFENQWNIFFQARFCFKVCDSLAKRFLLQSLGKKWREHRIKLWNEFYDPRLSKTEIINNTPEDIALDQWALFVEYHLKPETQNLCKRNQEIRQKQIIPHTSGAKSIARRRAESGFQTN, encoded by the exons ATGCCAAAGCAAAAGAAGTACAAGAATCTACTTAAAGCAGCAGCTGCAAATTCTTCACAAGACAAGTCAATAGCAGCTGCAAATTCATCCCGAGACAAGTCGGCAGCTTCAAATGCATCACAAGTCAAGTCCGTAGCAGCTGCAAATTCCTCCCGAGACAAGTCGGCAGCAGCTACAAATTCCTCCCGAAACAAGTCGGCAGAAGCTGCAAATTCCTCCCGGAACAAGTCAGCAGCAGCTGCAAATTCCTCCCGGGACAAGTCAGCAGCTTCAAATTCCTCCCGGGACAAGTCAGCAGCTTCAAATTTCTCCCGAGAGAAGTCGACAGCAGTTGCAAGTTCCTCCCGAGACAAGTCGGCAGCTTCAAATTCTTCTGAGCCATCATCAGTTGCTCCAACTATATCTGAGCATCCATCCGAACCTAAACGTAAACGTGGGCGTGAATCTAGGCATTACTGGACTGTTGATGCCATAG atGAATATGAAAATAGTACACGCCTTCATTTATTAGTGAAGGATGTGCATAATTTGCCAGAAGGTTTGCGCATAGTTGTCAATTTTGATAGACAACATGCAGCAATAGGAGAAGCAGCCGGACTCCTTGCAGGAGTTTGTGGGCAATTGGCCACTGATTGTGTAGCATTTCCAATCAGTTTTGATAAGTGGTCAGACATTCCAGAGagcttttttgaaaatcaatggaATATTTTTTTCCAA GCTCGATTTTGCTTCAAAGTGTGTGATAGCTTGGCCAAACGATTTCTGCTCCAATCGCTTGGCAAAAAATGGAGGGAACATAGGATAAAGCTTTGGAATGAGTTTTATGATCCGAGGTTGAGTAAAACCGAGATCATAAATAATACACCAGAAGATATTGCTCTTGATCAATGGGCTTTATTCGTAGAATATCATTTGAAGCCTGAAACTCAG AATCTTTGTAAGAGGAATCAAGAAATTCGGCAAAAACAAATAATTCCTCATACTTCAGGTGCTAAATCAATTGCAAGAAGAAGGGCTGAATCG GGCTTTCAAACCAACTGA
- the LOC114926079 gene encoding uncharacterized protein, with protein sequence MWDITHKKIDGSYVNEKAKEIAEKIEAYSSQQAVESTVNSPLDALGVVLGKEHPGRVRGLGMGAVPTVAFKNNTTRISQMNLGSSNDAGTSTTCGPNVQEELDTVKVQLQALVSYIASKEGGKIPVELARMFPTQQISQGLDQESEIPSPRELGSRSSGASNKEA encoded by the exons ATGTGGGATATCACTCACAAGAAAATAGATGGAAGTTATGTTAATGAAAAGGCTAAAGAAATAGCG gaGAAGATTGAAGCATATAGTAGTCAACAAGCGGTGGAATCAACCGTTAATTCTCCTCTTGATGCTCTTGGAGTAGTTCTTGGGAAAGAGCACCCTGGTCGTGTTCGAGGTTTAGGCATGGGAGCTGTTCCAACAGTTGCTTTCAAGAACAACACTACAAGAATTAGTCAAATGAATTTAGGTTCTTCAAATGATGCTGGCACATCAACTACTTGTGGTCCAAATGTGCAAGAAGAGTTGGATACTGTTAAAGTGCAATTGCAAGCACTAGTATCCTATATTGCTTCTAAGGAAGGAGGAAAAATTCCAGTGGAATTGGCTAGAATGTTCCCTACTCAACAAATTTCACAG ggaTTAGATCAAGAGAGTGAGATTCCATCACCAAGAGAGTTAGGAAGTAGGTCTTCTGGAGCGAGCAACAAAGAAGCATGA